A window of Cellulomonas wangleii genomic DNA:
TCCAGCGTGCGCCGGCTGGTGGACGTGCTGACCGCGGAGGGCGGCCGCGGGGACGGCTGACGCGCGGCGGTCAGCCCGCCGGGGGCGCGTCCAGCACCCACACGTTCGCGCCCGCGGCGCGCCACCCCTCGGACGCGTCCGGGGCGGGCGCGGTGTCGGTGCCCAGCCGGACGCGCGACGCGTCGGGACCCGTGAGCGTGGCCGTGGCCGTGGCGGACGGTGCGACGCAGACCACGCGGGCGGCGTCCCCGTCCGGCACCGCCACCAGGCACAGGCTGCCGTCCCACCGCGTCGCCGCGTAGTGCTGACCGGCGGCGGTGCGGACGGCGAAGCGCGAGCTCGCCGGGTCGACGCCCGTCTGCTCGACGACCTCGGAGGGGAGCACGTCGGTGGGCTCGGCCGGCCGGTCCAGCAGCTCGACGGAGAGCTGCTCCGGGGCGGGTGCGTCGGCCGACCGCGCCAGCAGCAGCCACGTCACGCCCGCGACGACGAGGGCGGCCGCAACCGCCAGCACGGCCACCACACGTGCGCGCTGCGGTCGCTCGGGAGCGTCCTGCTCCTCGTCGACCAGCTCGAAGATGCCGGTGTCGTCGAACGTCGTCACCCCCCCAGTATCGTCATCCCGGGCGTCCGGCATGACATCGGACGTCTGCGGCGCGTCGCGGCCGTGCACAGCAGCGGGCCCCGGCCGCCTCTCCCGGGGGGTGGTGAGGCGGTGCGGGGCCCGCAGATCAGGGGTCAGGCGTCGTGCGGTGCGCCCTCCGGGCGGACGCCCCGCAGCACCGTCGCCAGGTGCGCCACGAACCAGCCGGGTCCGGCGCTCGGCCAGTCCCGCGCGACGGACGCGATCGGGTAGACGAGCACCTCGGGGTCCTCCCGGGCCAGCACGATCTCGGTGCCGAACCGGTCGCTGCACGTCGCCCAGCCCAGGTCCGGCGCCTGGGCGCACACGAGGTCGCCGAGCGCGACGCCGAACGCGTCCGCGAGCGGCAGCGGGTCGGGGCGGTCGTCGGCCTGCGTCCACTGCTCGTGCACGCGGTCGAACAACGCGCCGACCTCGTCGACGTCGAACGGGTCGCGGCACAGCTCCGCGATCAGCGCCCGCTGCTGGCCGAGGAACAGCCGCTCGGCCGGGTTCAGCTCGTCGATCCGGTGCCGCGTGTCCGACAGCGCCGCCGCCACGGGCCCGACCGGGGAGGTCGGGGCCGCCGGGACGGGGTGGGGGGTCGGCACGGTCGCGGCCGCGTCGGGCGTCGGGTCGCCCTCGGCGACGGGCGGATCGACGTCCACCGGCTCGTCGCCGACGGTGCCGTCGTCCGTGGTCCCCGTGGGGTCGTCGTCGCTGTGCTCGGTCTCCGCGGGCTCGGTGCCGGTGGGCCCGGTGTCGTCGCCGACGGGCCCGTCGTCCGCAGGCTGGGTCTCGTCGTCGGGCTCGTCGTCCGTGGGCTCGTCGTCCGCCGGCTCGTCGTCCGCCGGCTCGTCGTCCGCCGGCTCGTCGTCGGCAGGCTGGGTGTCGTCGTCGGGCTCGTCGTCCGCGGGCTCGTCGTCCGCCGGCTCGTCGTCGGCAGGCTCGGCGTCGTCGTCGGGCTCGTCGTCCGCGGGCTCGTCGTCCGCCGGCTCGTCGTCGGCAGGCTCGGCGTCGTCGGTGCTCCCGGCATCTGCCACGGCCGCGGGCTCGTCACGGGGCGCATCGCCCTCGGAGTCTGTGGCGGGGCTGTCCGGTGCGGCCGGTGCCGCGTCCTCGTCGGGTGCGGGTGCGTCCGGCTCGTCGTCGACGGCGGGTGCGTCCTCGGGTGCCGGGTCCTGCGGCGGCACGTCCCCGGCGGTGTCCGGGGTGTCCTCGGGTGCCACGGTGTCCTCGGTGTCCTCGGTGTCCTCGGTGTCCTCGGTGTCCTCGGCGTCCTCGGCGTCCTCGGGGGCCACGGCCGCGTCGACCTGGTCGGGCGACGCCGGACGCGGCCCCTCCGCGTCGTCCGCCGTGTCGTCCGGCTCGACCTCGTCGGGCACCTCGGCGAGGTGCTCGACCACGCGCAGCAGCGCACCGGTGTCCGGCGTCCCGCCCTCCGTCACGGCGGCCGGTCCCTCGGGCGGGGACGCGTCGGTCGGGCCGTGGGGGGCGGGCAGCACGGATCCGCTCCCTTGCGGTGCCTGTCGGTCCAGTCCCATGTGCACGCATCGGCCGGGCGGCGCCCCGGCTTGAACACGCGCGAGCGGGTGTCGCCCGGTCGGACCCCGGGCGGCACCCGCTCGATGCGCGGTGAGGACGTGTCAGCCCACGCGCACCACCTGCGCGGCAGCACCCGGCAGGTACCCGCCGCCGCCGCCGTACAGCACCGTGAGCACGCCGGTGGAGCGGACGGGCGGCAGCGTGACGCTCGCCGCGCCGTCCGTGAGCCGGTAGGTGCCGAGCGAGCGCAGCCCGAGCAGCACCGTGACGTGGCCGGTGGCCGCCGGTGCGCCCTCGCCGCCGCCCACGCGCACGGTCACCGTGGGGGTGCTCCCGCGCGGGACGGTCCAGCTGTCCGCCTCGAGCGTCACCCTCGCCGGTGCCGGTGCCACGCGCAGCTGCGCGCCGCCCTGCGAGGCCGCGACGTCGGTGCTCCCGGCGAACTCCGCGACGAGCCGGTGGCTGCCGGTCGCCAGGTCGCGCGGCAGCTCGACCGTCGCGGTGCCGGTCAGCTCGTCGACCGTGAGGTCGGCGGTGGCCAGGACCTTGCCGCGCTCGCTGATCGTCACCGCACCGGACGGTGCCCAGCTCCCGCCGGTCACCGTGACCGTGGCCGTGGCCGGCTGCCCGTAGCGCACGTTCGCGGGCGAGACGCTCAGCGTCGTGGTGGACGTCGAGCGTGCCAGCGCCACCTCCACGACCGGCGACGACGACGGCGCGTACCGCGGGTCGTCCGGCGTGAACTGCGCGCGGAACCGGTACGTGCCGGCCCCGAGCGACCACGTGCTCCACACGCCGCCGCCGTCCACGACCTCGGTCGTGCCGATCTCCGTGTCGCCGTCGTACAGCGTGAACGTGCCCGTGGCGTCCCGCGGGGCGACCGTCATCTGCAGCAGGTTGCCCTGGCCGGCGGTGCGCTCCGAGTCCACCTCGAGGGTCGTCGTCGTCGCGACGGCCTCCGGCGCGGTCACGTCCACCACCTGCGCGCGGTCGCCCGCGCCGTTGAGGTGGTGCAGCACCAGCACGTCGGCGTCGGCCGCCCCCGGACCGCCGTGGACGGTGATCGAGCGGCCGTCCGCCGCCGGGGCGACGAACAGGTCGTCGGTGGCCGGCTCGAACCACAGCGGCGGGTCGTACGGGTCGACGGTGAACGGGCCGACCGAGTCGACGACGCCGTCGCCCGACACGGCGTACGGGCTGCGCATCTGCGCCCACACCCCGACCTCGGTGCCGGCCTCGACCCCGAGCGCCGCGAGCGGCACCGGCACCACGACGGTGCTGTTGTCGAACGCGCCCATCTCGAGCCCGCCGCCGAACGGGTACAGCAGCTCGGGTCCGGCCAGCAGGTCGCCGGTCTCCCAGTCGTACGTCTCGACGACGGTGTAGTCGGTGTCGGTCATCTTGCTGGCGATCGCCGCCACGTCGGGCTCGGCGTCGCCGTCCGTGTCGACGAGCACCCACGGCTGCAGGGCGTGGCCCAGGACCGCCCAGTCGCCGTCCGTCGCGATGCCCACGCCGAGGTACCCCTCGAGCGTCGGGTCGCCGCCGTCGGCCACCACCGCGGGTGCGGTGGACGCCCAGCCGACGTGCCGGACGTCACCGGCCGCGATCGTCGAGCGCGACGTCTCGACGCTCGCGGGCAGCGCCTCGAGCCGCGGGGAGTCCGCGGCGTGCACCAGCGGCGAGGCGAGGCCCCTCCAGCCCTCGGCCTCGACGTCACGACCGCTGAACACCAGCTCCGCGGTCTGCGCCGCGGCGTCGGGGAACGTCACGGCGGCGGCCTCGAGGTCGGTGGTGGGACGGGGCGTGCCCTGCACCGGCAGGCGCCACTGCGTGTCCCCGGACGTCAGGACCAGCCGGCCCGACACCTGCGAGACGTACTCGCGCGGCAGGCGGGGGATCTGCTCGACCTGCTGCGTGGGGTCGATCTGCCGCGCGACGGTCGCCGGGTCGGCCGTGAACGTGAGCGTCACGACGCCGGTTCCGCCGGCGGGCACCCGCAGGCTGGCCGGCGAGGCGGTGATCGTCGCGGCGCCCGCCGTGGTGCTCGAGGTGACCTGCGTGCTGTAGGTGCGGGCGGTCGACCCGAGGTTCTGCACGGTGACCGCCTTGCGGATCGTCACCGGCTCGTCCGCCAGCGGGACGACGCCGAAGCTCACCGACGTCTGCTGGGGCTGCTGCGCGTTGTACAGGAGCGTGCTGCTCGTCACCGCGGCGAGCGCGTCGACCCGGCCGGAGCCGACGCGGGCCGGGCCGTAGAACAGGTCGCCGCCGGCCTCGGTGGCCAGGTCGTGCGTCGCGGTGTTGACGATCGCGGCCTTGATCTGGGTCGCGGACCACCCGGGGTGCGCCTCGCGGACGAGCGCGGCGATGCCGGCGACGTGCGGGGCGGCCATCGAGGTGCCGCTCTTCGACGACCCGCCGTTGCCGGACCCGACGGCCGCGGACACGATCTGCTGACCGGGCGCGGCCACGTCGGGCTTGCCCCAGCCCAGCGAGCCGTGCACACCGCGCGACGACGAGGTGCTGAGCGTGTCGGCGCCGACGTCCTGCCGCGTGCTGAGCGCGAGCGACGGACCGATGTGGGCGACGAGCGTGCCGGCCTCGATCTCGGGCAGCAGCGCGTCGGTGGCCGCTGCGGTGAGCTGGAGCCCCGGGATCGCGTCGTTGCCGGAGATGCCCGCGGAGAACAGGGTCAGCTCGGTGGGCAGGAGCACCCCGACCGCGCCGGCGGCCGTCGCGTTGTCGAACCGCGCGACCGACCCGCACCGGCGGGCCGCGTCGTCGTCGTCCCACCACAGGTAGGCGATCTTGCCGGCGACGGCCGCGGACTGCTCGGGCGTGAAGGGGTCGCAGCCGTCGAACCGCTCGCCGAGGAAGGCGACCGGTGCGGTGACGTCCTCACCGGAGTACGCGACCGAGTTCTGCCCGGCGTGGCGGCCCTCGAGGGCGGGGTCGGACGCCTCGACGACCTCGAGGGAGTCGAACGCGAGGTCCTTGCCGACGGACCAGGCGACCGTCAGCCCGGCGAACCCGTTGCCGGGCGAGCCGCCGACGTCCTCGATGTCACCCTCGTTGCCGGCGGAGAGCACCACCGTGGTGCCGAGCGCCGTGAGCTCGGCGACCTGCGCCGACTCGGGGTCGTCCGCGGGGGAGCCGGACGCACCCAGCGACAGGTTGAGCACGTCGAGGCGGTCGTCGAACGAGCCGTCGCCGTCCGGGTCGGCCGCCCAGTCGAGCGCGAGCGCCGACAGGCTGGTCGAGCCGGCGACGTCGCCGAACACCTTGAGCGCGTAGAGCCCGGCCCCGGGCGCGGTGCCCGGGCCGACGGGCCAGTCGAGCACGGTGTCGAGCTCCGCGTAGTCGCCCTCGAACGTCCCGCCGTCGGGCGTGACGCCGTACCCGGCGGCGGTGCCGGCCACGTGCGTGCCGTGCCCGTTGACGTCGATCGGGTTCTCGTCGGGCACGGGCACGAGCTGCGCGCCCTCACCGCCGGCGTCGTAGTCGGTCCCGGCGAAGTCGTAGCCGCCGAGATACTTGTCCGGGTCGTACGACCCCTGCGGCACCGGCCCGCTGCCGTTCTCGCCGTACGCGGCCTCGTAGGCCTCGACGGTGCCCGGTCCGCCGAAGGTGGCGTGGGTGTAGTCGATCCCGGTGTCGATGACGCCGATCGTGACGTCGGTGCCGAGGACCCCGGTGTCCTGCCACGTGGCCAGGGTCCGGGTGAACTCGACCTGGGCGGCGTTGTCGGGCGTGCGCTCGGCGACCAGGCGCACGGCGCGCACGCCGGGCTCGTCGGCCAGGGCGCGGAGCTGGGCCGCGTCGCCGAGCACGAGGGCCCCGGACACGAGGTTGGTGACGGTGGCGAGGCGCTGCGGCTGGGCGGCCGCGGTGCGGGCGGAGGTCCCGGCCTCGGCGGGGACGACGTCCTCGGCGGCGGCCTGCGTGGCGGTCGCGGCGTCGCGGACGTCGGCCGGGCTCCCGCCGTCGGCGGCGACCTCGACGCCCGAGGGCGTGTCGAGCTCGACGAACGCGGTGACGGTGCCGTCGGCCGCGGCGAGCGCGTCGCCGACGCCCTCGGTCCGCTGGACCGGGACCTCGCGGCCGACCAGCAGGCCCGTGAGGTCGTCCGGCGGGGGCGCTGCGGTCGCAGCGGGTGTGCCGAGCAGCGCGGTGGTGAGGACGACGGAGGCGGCGGTCAGGCCGGCGAGCAGGCGACGTGGCATGGGGTCTCATCCCGGGTGTCGGACGACGCGGAGCGGTCGGCGCCCCGCGGGCAGCCGCGGGGCGTCACATCCGGGTATGGCTGCTGTCACAGGGTTCCCGGCGCTCCGTGAACGCTACTGACCGGTAGGCGTTTCGTCACCCCTTCTCCACAACCTGGTCGTCCGAGCGCTTCGCCGGGTTCGCCGGGTCGGGCCGCCACGGGCGCGGCGCAGGGAGGGTTCGGCCGGGATCGGGCGGATATCAGCGGGAGGTGAGCGCCCCGACGGCGTGGGACGGGTCGTTCGCGGCGACGGTCGGGGCCGTTGCGGGGGCCGCGACGAGGGGTCCGGCGGCAGGCGGCTCGGCGCCGACGCGGGGCGCGGTGACGAGCGGGACGGCGCCCGTGCGCGGTGCCACCACGGGGATGGATCCCGTGCGCGGCACGTCGGCGGCTGCGGGTGCCGAGGTGAAGCGGGGCTTGCGGCCCGGGCGGCGACGGAAGCGCCGCTCCTCGATGCCCTCGAGCGTCGACGCGCGCCAGACGGCACCGCCGTTGAGCCGCCCGTCGGGGGGCGGCAGCCACGGCACCTTGCGGGACAGCCAGACGCGGATCGTCGCGTGCTCCACGTCGAGCCGCCGTGCCAGGCGGGCGATGTCGTAGAGGTCGTCCAGGCCCCCGCCGTCCGCGGCGGACGGTGGGGCGGCGGTCCTCGCCGTGTCGGGGCGGACGTCTGCGGGCACGGGCGTCAGCGTAGTGGGCCGCCGTGCGGGCCGCGTGTCTCCGTGGTAACAGAACGTGCACAGGATCTTCGCGCTCTCTCGGCCTCAACTTTTCTGGACGACAGTCCGAGACACATAACGTGTTGCGCGTGAGTAACAGAAAGATCACCGTCCGGCGACGGACGGGAGGCAAGCACGCCGCGCCCCGCCCGCAGCGACCGGCTTCCCCCGGTGCCGCACGTGTACCCCGTGTCGCCATCCGTACCGCCCAGGGCGGCATCGCCCTGGCTCTCGTCCTCAGCATGGGCGCGGTCGTCGTGACGACCGACGCCGAGCCCTCCGTCGCCGCCGTGGCCGGTGACGACTCCTCCCTCACCCGGGCCGCGGCCGCCCGTGCGGCCGACGCGTACACCGCGCAGCTGCGCGCGCAGGCCGTCGAGGCGGCGCAGGCCGCCGTGGACGAGGCCGTCGCCGTCCGCGCGGACGCCGCCGAGGCCGCCGTCCCCGACGAGCTGCTCGCCGAGCTCGACGCCGCGACCGCCGAGCTGCAGGCCGCCATGGCGGACGTCGAGATCCCCGAGATCGTCGAGCGGTCCCGCAGCGCCTCGCGCGACGCGGAGCGCGGCGAGCAGGACGTCGTGGACACCGGCACCGCCCAGACCACCGACGCGACCGTCGACCCGGCGGACGGCGCGACCGCCGAGGACGCCGCCGCAGCCGAGGCCGCGGCGGCCGCCGCCGAGGCGCCGGCCCCGGACGCACCGGCCGAGCCGGCGCCCGCCGAGGAGGACGCGTCCGACCGGATCGCCGACGTGACGCTGCCGCCCACCACGGACCCCGGGACCACGCCGCTGCGCGCGGCGCTCGACCGGGTCAAGGAGGCCGCCGAGGTCGTCTCCGGCACCGCGGACCAGAAGCGGGCCGAGGCCGCCGCGGCGCAGGCCGCCGCCGAGGCCGCCGCGCAGGCCGCCGCGCAGGCCGCCGCCGAGGAGGCGGCGCGCGTGGCCGCCGAGAAGGAGGCGCAGCGCGCCGCGTGGAAGGTCTCGCTGCAGGGGTACGCGAACGGCCGCATCCCCGACGAGGCGCTGTGCGGGGTGTCCTTCGACGGCAACGCCCGGCTGCGCTGCGACGCGGCCGAGGCCCTCGAGGCGCTCAACGCCGCGTTCGCCGCGCACTTCGGCCGCCCGCTGTACGTGACCGACTCCTACCGGTCCTACGGTGCGCAGGTCGCGTGCCGCGCCAACAAGGGTGGCCTGTGCGCCGCGCCCGGCACGTCCAACCACGGCTGGGGCCTCGCGGTCGACCTGGCCGGCGGGGTGCAGGGCTTCGGCACCGCCGAGCACCAGTGGATGCGGGAGAACGCCGCGTCGTTCCAGTGGGTCCACCCCGCCTGGGCGCAGGCCGGCGGCAGCAAGCCGGAGCCGTGGCACTGGGAGTACGTGGGCTGAGTCATACGATCGGGTGCATGACCGAGCCGACGTCCCGCGCGCGCCCGCTCGTCGGGCGCGGGGCCGAGCTCGACGACATCGACGAGCTGCTGTCCTCCGTCGCGACCGGTGGCGGTGCCACGGTGCTGCTGGAGGGCGAGGCCGGCGTCGGTCGCACCCGGTTGGTCGAGGCGCTGCAGGGCGCCGCCGGGCTCCTGGGGATCGAGGTGTGCCTCGGCCGTGCGGTCGGTCCCGCGGCCCCGCCGTACACGCTGCTCACCGACGCGCTGCTCGGGCCGTCGCGCGGTCGGGACGGGCGGGGCCCGGTCGTGGCCGAGCTCGCGGCGCTGCTGGAGGTCCTGCCGCCCGAGCGTGCGGGCGCCCCGGCGCGCTTCGCCCGCGCGGACGAGCTGTTCGCGGCCCTGGTGCGCCGCCGCGGTGAGCTCGGCCCGTGGGTGCTGGCGCTCGACGACGTGCACCTGGCCGACCCGTGCAGCCTGCACCTGCTGGCCGACCTGGCCGGGGAGGGGGCGCTGCCCAGCGCCCTGACGGTCATGACGATGCGCGGGGTGCCGCACCGCGCCGAGCTGGACGTGGTCGTCGCCGGCTGGACGCGCGCCGGGGCCCGGTACCTGGAGCTGCGCCCGCTCGGACCGGCCGCCACGGTCGAGCTGGCCGAGCACCTGCTGCGCGGGAGCGTGGGGCCGGCGCTGCGTGGTGTGCTCTCGACGACCGGCGGCAACCCGCGGCTGGTGGTCGACGTGCTGCGGACCGCCGAGGCGTGCGGTGTGCTGGAGCGCTCGGGCGGCGTGGTCGAGGTCGTCGGCACGGGCTGGCTCGACGAGCTCGACGAGGTGGGGCGCGCGCACGTGCAGCACCTGGGGCCGCACGTCCTGACGATGCTCGGGCAGGCATCGGTGCTGGGCACCTCGTTCGTCGTCGGTGACCTCGCCGCGCTGGCGGGCGAGCCGGTCACGGAGTGCTGGCGGACCCTGCGCCACGGTCTGGCCGCCGGTGTGGTCCACGCGCGCGGCGACCGCCTGGTGTTCCGCCACGACCTGGTCCGCACGTCGCTGTACGCGGGGCTCGACGAGGGGCAGCGCCGGGCGCTGCACGCCCGCGCCGCGTGGGCGCTGCGGGCCGCGGGCGCACCCCCGCACGTGGTCGCGGCCCACCTGGAGCGCGCGCGCTGACGCGGGGCACCCCCGTAGGGTCGCTGGGGGGCGCGGCTCGCGCCCACCCACCGACGGACGAAGGAGTGGTCATGCCCACGCGCACCGCACGCACCGCCTGGAACGGCACGCTGCAGGACGGCGGCGGCCAGGTCGAGCTGAGCAGCTCGCAGGTCGGCACGTACGACGTCTCGTTCCCGAAGCGGGCGGCCGAGGACGCGGGCGGCACGACGAGCCCCGAGGAGCTCATCGCCGCGGCGCACTCGTCGTGCTACGCCATGCAGCTGTCCGC
This region includes:
- a CDS encoding DUF3806 domain-containing protein, with the protein product MLPAPHGPTDASPPEGPAAVTEGGTPDTGALLRVVEHLAEVPDEVEPDDTADDAEGPRPASPDQVDAAVAPEDAEDAEDTEDTEDTEDTEDTVAPEDTPDTAGDVPPQDPAPEDAPAVDDEPDAPAPDEDAAPAAPDSPATDSEGDAPRDEPAAVADAGSTDDAEPADDEPADDEPADDEPDDDAEPADDEPADDEPADDEPDDDTQPADDEPADDEPADDEPADDEPTDDEPDDETQPADDGPVGDDTGPTGTEPAETEHSDDDPTGTTDDGTVGDEPVDVDPPVAEGDPTPDAAATVPTPHPVPAAPTSPVGPVAAALSDTRHRIDELNPAERLFLGQQRALIAELCRDPFDVDEVGALFDRVHEQWTQADDRPDPLPLADAFGVALGDLVCAQAPDLGWATCSDRFGTEIVLAREDPEVLVYPIASVARDWPSAGPGWFVAHLATVLRGVRPEGAPHDA
- a CDS encoding S8 family serine peptidase gives rise to the protein MPRRLLAGLTAASVVLTTALLGTPAATAAPPPDDLTGLLVGREVPVQRTEGVGDALAAADGTVTAFVELDTPSGVEVAADGGSPADVRDAATATQAAAEDVVPAEAGTSARTAAAQPQRLATVTNLVSGALVLGDAAQLRALADEPGVRAVRLVAERTPDNAAQVEFTRTLATWQDTGVLGTDVTIGVIDTGIDYTHATFGGPGTVEAYEAAYGENGSGPVPQGSYDPDKYLGGYDFAGTDYDAGGEGAQLVPVPDENPIDVNGHGTHVAGTAAGYGVTPDGGTFEGDYAELDTVLDWPVGPGTAPGAGLYALKVFGDVAGSTSLSALALDWAADPDGDGSFDDRLDVLNLSLGASGSPADDPESAQVAELTALGTTVVLSAGNEGDIEDVGGSPGNGFAGLTVAWSVGKDLAFDSLEVVEASDPALEGRHAGQNSVAYSGEDVTAPVAFLGERFDGCDPFTPEQSAAVAGKIAYLWWDDDDAARRCGSVARFDNATAAGAVGVLLPTELTLFSAGISGNDAIPGLQLTAAATDALLPEIEAGTLVAHIGPSLALSTRQDVGADTLSTSSSRGVHGSLGWGKPDVAAPGQQIVSAAVGSGNGGSSKSGTSMAAPHVAGIAALVREAHPGWSATQIKAAIVNTATHDLATEAGGDLFYGPARVGSGRVDALAAVTSSTLLYNAQQPQQTSVSFGVVPLADEPVTIRKAVTVQNLGSTARTYSTQVTSSTTAGAATITASPASLRVPAGGTGVVTLTFTADPATVARQIDPTQQVEQIPRLPREYVSQVSGRLVLTSGDTQWRLPVQGTPRPTTDLEAAAVTFPDAAAQTAELVFSGRDVEAEGWRGLASPLVHAADSPRLEALPASVETSRSTIAAGDVRHVGWASTAPAVVADGGDPTLEGYLGVGIATDGDWAVLGHALQPWVLVDTDGDAEPDVAAIASKMTDTDYTVVETYDWETGDLLAGPELLYPFGGGLEMGAFDNSTVVVPVPLAALGVEAGTEVGVWAQMRSPYAVSGDGVVDSVGPFTVDPYDPPLWFEPATDDLFVAPAADGRSITVHGGPGAADADVLVLHHLNGAGDRAQVVDVTAPEAVATTTTLEVDSERTAGQGNLLQMTVAPRDATGTFTLYDGDTEIGTTEVVDGGGVWSTWSLGAGTYRFRAQFTPDDPRYAPSSSPVVEVALARSTSTTTLSVSPANVRYGQPATATVTVTGGSWAPSGAVTISERGKVLATADLTVDELTGTATVELPRDLATGSHRLVAEFAGSTDVAASQGGAQLRVAPAPARVTLEADSWTVPRGSTPTVTVRVGGGEGAPAATGHVTVLLGLRSLGTYRLTDGAASVTLPPVRSTGVLTVLYGGGGGYLPGAAAQVVRVG
- a CDS encoding M15 family metallopeptidase, with amino-acid sequence MGAVVVTTDAEPSVAAVAGDDSSLTRAAAARAADAYTAQLRAQAVEAAQAAVDEAVAVRADAAEAAVPDELLAELDAATAELQAAMADVEIPEIVERSRSASRDAERGEQDVVDTGTAQTTDATVDPADGATAEDAAAAEAAAAAAEAPAPDAPAEPAPAEEDASDRIADVTLPPTTDPGTTPLRAALDRVKEAAEVVSGTADQKRAEAAAAQAAAEAAAQAAAQAAAEEAARVAAEKEAQRAAWKVSLQGYANGRIPDEALCGVSFDGNARLRCDAAEALEALNAAFAAHFGRPLYVTDSYRSYGAQVACRANKGGLCAAPGTSNHGWGLAVDLAGGVQGFGTAEHQWMRENAASFQWVHPAWAQAGGSKPEPWHWEYVG
- a CDS encoding AAA family ATPase, yielding MTEPTSRARPLVGRGAELDDIDELLSSVATGGGATVLLEGEAGVGRTRLVEALQGAAGLLGIEVCLGRAVGPAAPPYTLLTDALLGPSRGRDGRGPVVAELAALLEVLPPERAGAPARFARADELFAALVRRRGELGPWVLALDDVHLADPCSLHLLADLAGEGALPSALTVMTMRGVPHRAELDVVVAGWTRAGARYLELRPLGPAATVELAEHLLRGSVGPALRGVLSTTGGNPRLVVDVLRTAEACGVLERSGGVVEVVGTGWLDELDEVGRAHVQHLGPHVLTMLGQASVLGTSFVVGDLAALAGEPVTECWRTLRHGLAAGVVHARGDRLVFRHDLVRTSLYAGLDEGQRRALHARAAWALRAAGAPPHVVAAHLERAR